Proteins encoded within one genomic window of Variovorax sp. OAS795:
- the kdpE gene encoding two-component system response regulator KdpE produces MPSPTAIVIEDEPQIRRFVRGALEAEGWLVHEAGTLRDGLAAAGTRQPDLLVLDLGLPDGDGVSLIRDVRGWSAVPIIVLSARSDEVDKIAALDAGADDYLTKPFGTGELLARVRANLRRPRTAGGDEPAEALFRFGEVELDRAARIVRRTGAEVHLTPTEYRLLSVLVANAGRVLTQRQLLREVWGPSHTDQSHYLRIYMGHLRQKLEADPAQPRHLLTETAVGYRLVV; encoded by the coding sequence ATGCCATCCCCCACCGCCATCGTCATCGAGGACGAACCGCAGATCCGCCGCTTCGTGCGCGGTGCGCTCGAGGCCGAGGGCTGGCTGGTGCACGAGGCCGGCACGCTGCGCGATGGCCTGGCCGCGGCCGGCACGCGGCAGCCCGACCTGCTGGTGCTCGACCTCGGCCTGCCCGATGGCGACGGCGTGTCGCTGATCCGCGATGTGCGCGGTTGGTCGGCCGTGCCGATCATCGTGCTCTCGGCCCGCAGCGACGAGGTCGACAAGATCGCCGCGCTCGATGCCGGCGCCGACGATTACCTGACCAAGCCATTCGGCACCGGCGAGCTGCTGGCACGCGTGCGCGCCAACCTGCGCCGCCCGCGCACGGCCGGCGGGGACGAACCGGCGGAAGCGCTGTTCCGCTTCGGCGAGGTCGAGCTGGACCGCGCCGCCCGCATCGTGCGACGCACGGGCGCCGAGGTGCACCTGACGCCGACCGAGTACCGGCTGCTTTCCGTGCTCGTCGCCAACGCCGGCCGCGTGCTCACGCAGCGCCAGCTGCTGCGCGAGGTGTGGGGCCCGTCGCACACGGACCAGAGCCACTATTTGCGCATCTACATGGGGCATCTGCGGCAGAAGCTGGAGGCCGATCCGGCGCAGCCGCGGCATCTGCTGACGGAGACCGCGGTGGGGTATCGGTTGGTGGTTTAG
- a CDS encoding DUF4118 domain-containing protein — MQDVRPDPDALLAQLRSDAARARRGKLRIYFGASAGVGKTWAMLSAAQRERAAGRDLLVGVAETHGRRETAALLAGLDVLPLREVDHRGRTLAEFDLDAALARKPAVLLVDELAHTNAPGSRHAKRWQDVQELLAAGIEVWSALNVQHLESLNGTVGAITGVRVHETVPDTVLDEADEVVLVDVTPDELTARLAAGKVYLPQQAERAAQNFFRKGNLIALREIALRRTAEHVEDDVRGWRIEQSGAAGHGEGPGLQAWNTSGAILACVGPHEGAAQTVRTAARLAGQLNVRWHAAYVETPRLQRLAAAERDRILAVLKLAEELGAATAVLTGSDVAGQLAGQAQRLNCATLVLGRSVPLEGWRRWWPGTRVPLAHALAQRAPALDILEVGRADSSRRLSRAAIQGLRADEGGHEKAPMHWPGYAWAAAASVALTLVCTPLASVLELSNIVMLLLLGVIGVAMRFGRGPSALAALLNVAAFDYFFVPPRLSFAVSDVQYVLTFAIMLGVGLLVGQLMAGLRFAAGVSTSRERRARSLFELARELSAALESTQVVALGAAAVQGHFGGHALVLVTDAADQLVMPENPPEGFDAQVADWAFRHGQPAGLATATLAAQPWHYVPLKAPMRVRGVLALSPAHPRWLLIPEQAQQLDTLARQIAIALERVHYVEVAQQAVVEMESERLRNALLGAISHDVRTPLTALIALAESLQSSPPAAHAEAARAIVAQAHELHALVNNLLDMARLESGMAGGAVNLRRDWQSIEEVVGSAIRAARTALGGRVVQTALDADLPLVEFDAVLIERVLVNLIENAAKYGAPPIVVGARAEAAALVLTVRDHGPGLPAALLGRAQKLFDKFTRGEPESAKPGVGLGLAICRAVVSAHGGQVAAANAQGGGAEFTVTLPRRAPPEPAEAQL; from the coding sequence ATGCAAGACGTCCGCCCCGACCCCGATGCCCTGCTGGCGCAGCTGCGCAGCGATGCGGCGCGCGCCCGGCGCGGCAAGCTGCGCATCTATTTCGGCGCGAGTGCCGGTGTGGGCAAGACCTGGGCCATGCTCAGCGCCGCGCAGCGCGAACGTGCGGCGGGACGCGACCTGCTGGTCGGCGTGGCCGAAACGCACGGCCGGCGCGAAACCGCGGCGCTGCTCGCCGGCCTCGACGTGCTGCCGCTGCGCGAGGTGGACCATCGGGGCCGCACACTGGCCGAGTTCGACCTCGACGCGGCCCTGGCGCGCAAGCCCGCCGTGCTGCTGGTGGACGAGCTGGCCCACACCAACGCGCCCGGATCCCGCCATGCCAAGCGCTGGCAGGACGTGCAGGAGCTGCTGGCCGCGGGCATCGAGGTCTGGTCCGCGCTCAACGTGCAGCACCTCGAAAGCCTCAACGGCACGGTGGGCGCCATCACCGGCGTGCGGGTGCACGAGACGGTGCCCGACACCGTGCTCGACGAAGCCGACGAGGTGGTGCTGGTCGACGTCACGCCCGACGAGCTCACCGCGCGACTCGCGGCCGGCAAGGTGTACCTGCCGCAGCAAGCCGAGCGCGCCGCGCAGAACTTCTTCCGCAAGGGCAACCTGATCGCGCTGCGCGAGATTGCGTTGCGCCGCACGGCCGAACACGTGGAAGACGACGTGCGCGGCTGGCGCATCGAGCAGTCGGGCGCGGCCGGCCATGGCGAAGGCCCCGGGCTGCAGGCCTGGAACACCTCGGGCGCCATCCTCGCGTGCGTCGGGCCGCACGAGGGTGCCGCACAAACGGTGCGCACCGCCGCGCGCCTTGCCGGCCAGCTCAATGTGCGCTGGCATGCGGCGTATGTCGAGACGCCGCGCCTGCAACGGCTGGCCGCCGCAGAGCGCGACCGCATCCTCGCGGTGCTCAAGCTCGCCGAGGAACTGGGCGCGGCCACTGCGGTGCTCACGGGTTCCGACGTGGCCGGGCAGCTGGCCGGGCAGGCGCAGCGACTCAACTGCGCGACGCTGGTGCTGGGGCGCTCCGTGCCCCTGGAGGGCTGGCGCCGCTGGTGGCCCGGCACGCGCGTGCCGCTTGCGCACGCGCTGGCGCAGCGCGCGCCCGCGCTCGACATCCTGGAGGTGGGCCGTGCCGACAGTTCGCGGCGCCTTTCGCGCGCCGCCATCCAGGGGCTGCGTGCCGACGAGGGCGGCCACGAGAAAGCGCCCATGCATTGGCCGGGCTACGCCTGGGCCGCGGCCGCCAGCGTGGCGCTCACGCTGGTGTGCACGCCGCTGGCCAGCGTGCTGGAGCTGTCCAACATCGTGATGCTGCTGCTGCTGGGCGTGATCGGCGTGGCCATGCGCTTCGGCCGCGGGCCCTCGGCGCTTGCGGCCCTGCTCAACGTGGCGGCCTTCGACTATTTCTTCGTGCCGCCGCGCCTGTCGTTCGCGGTGAGCGACGTGCAGTACGTGCTGACCTTCGCGATCATGCTCGGCGTGGGCCTGCTGGTGGGCCAGCTCATGGCGGGGCTGCGCTTTGCGGCTGGCGTGTCGACCAGCCGCGAGCGGCGCGCCCGCTCGCTGTTCGAGCTCGCGCGCGAACTCTCGGCGGCGCTGGAGAGCACGCAGGTCGTGGCGCTGGGCGCTGCCGCGGTGCAGGGCCATTTCGGCGGCCATGCCCTGGTGCTGGTCACCGATGCGGCCGACCAGCTCGTGATGCCTGAAAACCCACCCGAGGGTTTCGATGCGCAGGTGGCCGACTGGGCCTTCCGCCATGGCCAGCCGGCGGGCCTGGCCACCGCCACGCTCGCCGCCCAGCCCTGGCACTACGTGCCGCTCAAGGCACCCATGCGCGTGCGCGGCGTGCTCGCGCTCTCACCGGCCCATCCGCGCTGGCTGCTGATTCCCGAGCAGGCGCAGCAGCTCGACACGCTGGCGCGGCAGATCGCGATCGCGCTGGAGCGCGTGCACTACGTCGAGGTGGCGCAGCAGGCCGTGGTCGAGATGGAATCGGAGCGCCTGCGCAACGCGCTGCTCGGCGCCATCTCGCACGACGTGCGCACGCCGCTCACCGCGCTGATCGCGCTCGCCGAATCGTTGCAGTCATCGCCGCCCGCGGCGCATGCCGAAGCCGCACGCGCCATCGTCGCCCAGGCGCATGAGCTGCATGCGCTGGTCAACAACCTGCTGGACATGGCGCGGCTCGAAAGCGGCATGGCGGGCGGCGCGGTGAACCTGCGCCGCGATTGGCAGTCGATCGAGGAAGTGGTGGGTTCGGCCATTCGCGCGGCGCGCACCGCGCTCGGCGGCCGCGTGGTGCAGACCGCGCTCGATGCCGACCTTCCGCTGGTCGAGTTCGATGCCGTGCTGATCGAACGCGTGCTGGTCAACCTGATCGAGAACGCCGCCAAGTACGGCGCCCCGCCCATCGTGGTCGGCGCGCGGGCCGAGGCTGCCGCGCTGGTGCTCACGGTGCGCGACCACGGCCCGGGCCTGCCCGCGGCGCTGCTCGGCCGCGCGCAGAAGCTGTTCGACAAGTTCACGCGCGGCGAACCCGAGTCGGCCAAGCCGGGCGTGGGCCTGGGCCTGGCCATCTGCCGGGCCGTGGTGAGCGCGCACGGCGGCCAGGTTGCGGCCGCCAATGCGCAAGGCGGCGGTGCAGAATTCACCGTCACGTTGCCGCGCCGCGCGCCACCGGAACCGGCCGAAGCACAACTCTGA
- the kdpC gene encoding potassium-transporting ATPase subunit KdpC: protein MNRIVRPALVLFALLGALTGLVYPVAVTGAAKALFPSQAAGSLVEQGGNTVGSRLIGQNFSDPKHFWGRPSATAPQPYNASASGGSNLGPLNPALVDAVKTRIEALRTADPGNTAAVPVDLVTASASGLDPDISPAAARYQAARVARARGVPLEQVNALVAAHTEAPLWGVLGEPRVNVLALNLALDGNGPMR from the coding sequence ATGAACCGAATCGTCCGTCCCGCGCTCGTGCTCTTTGCGCTGCTGGGTGCGCTCACCGGCCTCGTCTATCCGGTCGCCGTCACCGGCGCCGCCAAGGCGCTCTTCCCATCGCAGGCGGCCGGAAGCCTGGTCGAGCAGGGCGGCAACACCGTCGGCTCCAGGCTCATCGGCCAGAACTTCAGCGATCCGAAGCATTTCTGGGGCCGCCCCTCGGCCACCGCGCCGCAGCCCTACAACGCGAGCGCCTCGGGCGGCTCGAACCTGGGGCCGCTCAATCCGGCGCTCGTGGATGCCGTCAAGACGCGCATCGAGGCCCTGCGCACCGCCGACCCCGGCAACACCGCAGCGGTGCCGGTCGATCTCGTCACGGCGTCGGCCAGCGGGCTCGATCCCGACATCAGCCCCGCCGCCGCGCGCTACCAGGCGGCGCGGGTGGCGCGCGCGCGGGGCGTGCCGCTCGAACAGGTGAACGCGCTGGTCGCGGCCCATACAGAGGCGCCGCTGTGGGGCGTGCTGGGCGAGCCGCGGGTCAACGTGCTGGCATTGAACCTCGCGCTCGATGGGAACGGGCCGATGCGATAA
- the kdpB gene encoding potassium-transporting ATPase subunit KdpB yields MANTKTSLSLLDAALLRPALWSAFAKLGPRTQWRNPVMFIVYIGSILTTLLWVHSLNFPGDTGMKPAFVLAITIWLWFTVLFANFAEALAEGRSKAQAASLRGLRKDTWAKKLQEPHHGGQWLPEQAPNLRKGDVVLVETGDVIPLDGEVIEGVAAVDESAITGESAPVVRESGGDFSAVTGGTRVLSDWLVVRISVNPGESFLDRMIGMVEAAKRHKTPNEIALTILLVALTLVFLMVTVTLLPFSLFSVKAAGAGTVVSLTALVALLVCLIPTTIGGLLSAVGVAGMSRMMQANVIATSGRAVEAAGDVDVLLLDKTGTITHGNRQASAFLPAPGVAKSRLARAAMLASLADETPEGRSIVDLARRDGTDAKPVDGARFVPFTAQTRMSGVDLPAAPGSDGAVLMRKGAVDAVRRHVESLGGAMPAEVLRAADDTARRGSTPLAVSEGARVLGVVELKDIVKTGIRERFAELRRMGIKTVMITGDNRLTAAAIAAEAGVDDFLAEATPEDKLALIRKYQSEGRLVAMTGDGTNDAPALAQADVAVAMGSGTQAAKEAGNMVDLDSNPTKLLEVVETGKALLMTRGSLTTFSIANDVAKYFAIIPAIFVSTYPQLGALNVMRLASPSSAILAAVIFNALVIVFLIPLALKGVRYRPVGAAALLRRNLAIYGLGGLLVPFIGIKLIDGLLVAMHLV; encoded by the coding sequence ATGGCAAACACCAAGACCTCGCTCTCGCTGCTCGATGCGGCACTGCTCAGGCCCGCACTGTGGAGCGCCTTCGCCAAGCTGGGCCCTCGCACCCAATGGCGCAACCCGGTGATGTTCATCGTCTACATCGGCAGCATCCTGACCACGCTGCTCTGGGTGCATTCGCTGAACTTTCCCGGCGACACGGGCATGAAGCCCGCGTTCGTGCTGGCCATCACCATCTGGCTGTGGTTCACCGTGCTGTTCGCCAACTTCGCGGAAGCCTTGGCAGAGGGCCGCAGCAAGGCGCAGGCCGCGTCGTTGCGCGGGCTGCGCAAGGACACCTGGGCCAAGAAGCTGCAGGAACCGCATCACGGCGGCCAGTGGCTCCCGGAGCAGGCGCCCAACCTGCGCAAGGGCGATGTCGTACTGGTCGAAACGGGCGACGTGATCCCGCTCGACGGCGAAGTGATCGAAGGCGTGGCCGCGGTCGACGAGAGCGCGATCACCGGCGAATCGGCGCCCGTGGTGCGCGAATCGGGCGGCGACTTCTCGGCCGTGACCGGCGGCACGCGGGTGCTGTCCGACTGGCTGGTGGTGCGCATCTCGGTCAATCCCGGCGAGTCTTTCCTGGACCGCATGATCGGCATGGTCGAAGCCGCCAAGCGCCACAAGACGCCCAACGAGATCGCGCTCACCATCCTCCTGGTGGCGCTCACGCTCGTGTTCCTGATGGTCACCGTCACGCTGCTTCCGTTCTCGCTCTTCAGCGTGAAGGCCGCGGGGGCGGGCACCGTGGTGTCGCTCACCGCGCTGGTGGCGCTCCTGGTGTGCCTGATCCCCACCACCATCGGCGGCCTGCTCTCGGCCGTGGGCGTGGCCGGCATGAGCCGCATGATGCAGGCCAACGTGATCGCCACCTCGGGCCGCGCCGTGGAAGCGGCCGGCGACGTCGACGTGCTGCTGCTGGACAAGACCGGCACCATCACGCACGGCAACCGCCAGGCCAGCGCTTTCCTGCCCGCGCCCGGCGTTGCGAAGAGCCGGCTGGCGCGCGCGGCCATGCTCGCGTCGCTGGCCGACGAGACGCCCGAGGGCCGCAGCATCGTCGATCTCGCGCGACGCGACGGCACCGACGCGAAGCCGGTGGATGGCGCTCGCTTCGTGCCCTTCACCGCGCAGACCCGCATGAGCGGCGTCGACCTGCCGGCCGCACCGGGCAGCGACGGCGCCGTCCTGATGCGCAAGGGCGCGGTCGATGCAGTGCGCCGCCACGTGGAGTCGCTCGGCGGCGCGATGCCGGCCGAGGTGCTGCGCGCAGCCGACGACACCGCGCGCCGCGGCAGCACGCCGCTGGCCGTGTCGGAAGGCGCCCGCGTGCTCGGCGTGGTCGAGCTCAAGGACATCGTCAAGACCGGCATCAGGGAGCGCTTTGCCGAACTGCGCCGCATGGGCATCAAGACCGTGATGATCACCGGCGACAACAGGCTCACGGCCGCGGCCATCGCGGCCGAGGCGGGCGTGGACGACTTCCTGGCCGAGGCCACGCCCGAAGACAAGCTGGCGCTGATCCGCAAGTACCAGTCCGAAGGCCGGCTGGTCGCGATGACTGGCGACGGCACCAACGATGCGCCCGCCCTCGCGCAGGCCGACGTGGCGGTGGCCATGGGCAGCGGCACGCAGGCGGCCAAGGAGGCCGGCAACATGGTCGACCTGGACTCGAACCCGACCAAGCTGCTGGAGGTGGTGGAAACCGGCAAGGCGCTCTTGATGACGCGCGGTTCGCTCACCACTTTCTCGATTGCGAACGACGTGGCGAAGTACTTCGCGATCATTCCCGCGATCTTCGTCTCGACCTATCCGCAGCTCGGCGCACTCAACGTGATGCGGCTCGCCAGCCCCTCGTCGGCGATCCTCGCGGCCGTGATCTTCAATGCGCTGGTCATCGTCTTTCTGATTCCGCTCGCGCTCAAGGGCGTGCGCTACCGGCCGGTCGGCGCCGCCGCGCTGCTGCGCCGCAATCTCGCCATCTATGGCCTGGGCGGCCTGCTGGTTCCGTTCATCGGCATCAAGCTGATCGACGGGCTGCTCGTTGCCATGCATCTTGTCTGA
- the kdpA gene encoding potassium-transporting ATPase subunit KdpA yields MTASAGSLLAVFLVALVLLAWPAGKLLAALCDERLPRWMQRIEAPLYRLAGTEPGTSMHWRAYALALLAFNTLGAVFLYALQRLQGALPLNPAAMGAVSPDSAFNSAVSFVSNTDWQGYGGESTMSYLTQMLGFTVQNFFSAATGIAVAFVLIRGFARRGDGKGRGLVGNFWADLTRITLWLLVPLSFVLALLFVGQGVIQNFDPYEAVHTVEASASGQTIAMGPVASQEAIKMIGTNGGGFFNANSAHPFENPTAFSNLLQMIAIFLIPAALCLAFGRVVGDRRQGWAVLAAMAAMFVAAVMVLMPAEQAGNPLLASLGVDQVASALQGGGNMEGKEVRFGIDASALFAAITTAASCGAVNAMHDSFTPLGGMVPMVLMQLGEVVFGGVGSGLYGMLIFAMLAVFIAGLMIGRTPEYLGKKIEVREMKLISIAILVTPVLVLAGTAVALMAGAGKAGIANPGAHGFSEVLYALSSAANNNGSAFAGLSANTPFYNGLLGLAMWLGRFAVIVPVLAIAGSLAAKQRLPVTGGTLPTHGPLFVSLLIGTVLLVGLLNYVPALALGPVVEHLVLWK; encoded by the coding sequence ATGACCGCCTCCGCCGGATCGTTGCTGGCCGTTTTCCTCGTTGCACTCGTGTTGCTGGCCTGGCCCGCCGGCAAGCTCCTGGCCGCCTTGTGCGACGAGCGCCTGCCGCGCTGGATGCAGCGCATCGAGGCGCCGCTCTACAGGCTTGCCGGCACCGAGCCCGGAACATCGATGCACTGGCGGGCCTATGCGCTCGCGCTGCTGGCCTTCAACACGCTGGGTGCCGTCTTTCTCTACGCGCTGCAGCGCCTGCAGGGCGCGTTGCCGCTGAACCCCGCGGCCATGGGGGCGGTGTCGCCCGACTCGGCCTTCAACAGCGCGGTGAGCTTTGTCTCCAACACCGACTGGCAGGGCTACGGCGGCGAATCGACCATGAGCTATCTCACCCAGATGCTCGGGTTCACGGTGCAGAACTTCTTCTCGGCCGCGACGGGCATCGCGGTGGCCTTCGTGCTGATCCGCGGTTTCGCGCGCCGCGGCGACGGCAAAGGCCGTGGCCTGGTCGGCAACTTCTGGGCCGACCTCACGCGCATCACGCTGTGGCTGCTGGTGCCGCTCTCGTTCGTGCTCGCGCTGCTCTTCGTGGGCCAGGGCGTGATCCAGAACTTCGACCCCTACGAGGCCGTGCACACGGTCGAGGCCTCGGCGAGCGGGCAGACCATCGCCATGGGCCCGGTCGCCTCGCAGGAGGCCATCAAGATGATCGGCACCAACGGCGGCGGCTTCTTCAATGCCAACTCGGCGCATCCTTTCGAGAACCCGACCGCGTTCAGCAACCTGCTGCAGATGATCGCGATCTTCCTGATCCCGGCGGCCCTGTGCCTGGCGTTCGGCCGCGTGGTGGGCGACCGGCGCCAGGGCTGGGCGGTGCTCGCGGCCATGGCGGCGATGTTCGTCGCCGCGGTCATGGTGCTCATGCCTGCCGAGCAGGCCGGCAATCCGCTGCTGGCCTCGCTGGGGGTCGACCAGGTTGCCAGCGCGCTGCAAGGCGGCGGCAACATGGAAGGCAAGGAAGTGCGCTTCGGCATCGACGCCTCGGCGCTCTTTGCCGCCATCACCACCGCGGCCTCGTGCGGCGCGGTGAACGCCATGCACGACTCCTTCACCCCGCTCGGCGGCATGGTGCCGATGGTGCTGATGCAGCTCGGCGAGGTGGTGTTCGGCGGCGTGGGCAGCGGCCTCTACGGCATGCTGATCTTCGCGATGCTCGCGGTGTTCATCGCGGGGCTGATGATCGGCCGCACGCCCGAGTACCTCGGCAAGAAGATCGAGGTGCGCGAGATGAAGCTGATCTCCATCGCGATCCTGGTCACGCCGGTGCTGGTGCTGGCCGGCACCGCGGTGGCGCTGATGGCCGGCGCCGGCAAGGCGGGCATCGCCAACCCCGGCGCGCATGGCTTCTCGGAAGTCCTCTATGCGCTGAGCTCGGCCGCCAACAACAATGGCAGCGCCTTCGCGGGCCTCTCGGCCAACACGCCGTTCTACAACGGCCTGCTCGGCCTGGCGATGTGGCTCGGGCGCTTCGCGGTCATCGTGCCGGTGCTGGCGATTGCCGGCTCGCTCGCGGCCAAGCAGCGCCTGCCGGTCACCGGCGGCACGCTGCCCACGCACGGGCCGCTGTTCGTCTCGCTGCTGATCGGCACCGTGCTGCTGGTCGGCCTGCTCAACTATGTGCCGGCGTTGGCCCTGGGCCCGGTCGTCGAGCACCTCGTGCTCTGGAAGTGA
- the kdpF gene encoding K(+)-transporting ATPase subunit F: MISLDALYGFGALIAVVLFAYLVFALICAEEF; the protein is encoded by the coding sequence GTGATCAGCCTCGACGCTCTCTATGGCTTCGGCGCCTTGATCGCCGTGGTGCTGTTCGCGTACCTGGTGTTCGCATTGATCTGCGCCGAGGAGTTCTGA
- a CDS encoding metalloregulator ArsR/SmtB family transcription factor, translating to MTSRPLDAEPAAMPHHPPADRILSTLKTRGALGIPDLARVLDVTVEAVRQQMARLQADGLVDAGSRPAGRGRPVKIWRLTAVGHARFPDTHAEMTVQMISAVVRVFGEAGMDQLIGVREQAMRDNYSKALRGARSLGAKLARLADIRSREGYMAESRPEGDGFLFIENHCPICTAARACTGFCRSELQLFGEVLGPGVRVSRVEHVLAGARRCAYQVSPQRAP from the coding sequence ATGACCTCCCGCCCCCTCGATGCCGAACCCGCCGCGATGCCGCACCACCCGCCGGCGGACCGCATCCTGTCCACGCTCAAGACACGCGGCGCGCTGGGCATTCCCGACCTGGCCAGGGTGCTCGACGTCACGGTGGAAGCCGTGCGCCAGCAGATGGCCAGGCTGCAGGCCGACGGGCTGGTCGATGCCGGGAGCCGTCCGGCGGGCCGTGGGCGGCCGGTGAAGATCTGGCGCCTCACCGCTGTGGGCCACGCCCGCTTTCCCGACACGCACGCCGAGATGACCGTGCAGATGATCAGCGCCGTGGTCCGCGTGTTCGGCGAGGCGGGCATGGACCAGCTCATCGGCGTGCGCGAGCAGGCCATGCGGGACAACTACAGCAAGGCCCTGCGCGGCGCGCGCAGCCTCGGCGCCAAACTCGCGCGGCTGGCGGACATCCGCAGCCGCGAGGGCTACATGGCCGAGTCCAGGCCCGAGGGCGACGGCTTTCTCTTCATCGAGAACCACTGCCCCATCTGCACCGCGGCGCGGGCCTGCACGGGCTTTTGCCGCAGCGAGCTCCAGCTCTTCGGCGAAGTGCTGGGGCCGGGCGTGCGCGTGAGCCGCGTCGAGCATGTGCTCGCAGGTGCGCGGCGCTGCGCCTACCAGGTGAGCCCCCAGCGCGCGCCCTGA
- a CDS encoding VOC family protein has protein sequence MLGNINAVANLAVKDLGAARRFYEGTLGLSPADTDCEDLIAYRSGNSRINVYQSSYAGTNQATAVTWAVGGDIERIVAALRDKGVRFEHYDMPGAQLEGDVHVMDKMKVAWFKDPDGNILNLTND, from the coding sequence ATGCTCGGAAACATCAACGCCGTGGCCAACCTCGCGGTGAAAGACCTTGGCGCGGCCCGCCGCTTCTACGAAGGCACGCTGGGCCTCTCGCCGGCCGACACCGATTGCGAGGACCTGATCGCCTATCGCAGCGGTAACAGCCGTATCAATGTCTACCAGTCTTCGTATGCCGGCACCAACCAGGCCACGGCCGTGACGTGGGCGGTGGGCGGGGACATCGAGCGCATCGTGGCGGCGCTCAGGGACAAGGGCGTGCGCTTCGAGCACTACGACATGCCCGGTGCCCAGCTCGAAGGCGACGTGCACGTCATGGACAAGATGAAGGTCGCCTGGTTCAAGGACCCGGACGGCAACATCCTCAACCTCACGAACGATTGA
- a CDS encoding tripartite tricarboxylate transporter substrate binding protein encodes MIRKFTRSLALGLALPLALSATFTTAAHAQAYPAKPVRMIVPFPPGGGTDILARLVAQKLTEANHWTVVPDNRGGAGGTIGIAEAARAAPTGYDIVMGQKDNMVVAPWLYKNLSYNPVKDLTAVAHVAYTPVVIVTQANSKFKTLNDVVTAARAAPDTITYGSPGNGTTIHLAGEIFNGAAQIKMRHVPYKGSNAAMMDVLAGNVDLMVSSVPSALAQIKAGKLRPLAVTSAKRSTSLPDTPTVAELGYKGFDVSTWYGLFVPAKTPKDVVATLNAEVNKLLATPEMKAAIVAQGAEPQGMTPEQFETLLKTDYEKWKGIVQASGATIE; translated from the coding sequence ATGATCCGCAAATTCACCCGCTCGCTGGCCCTCGGGCTCGCGCTTCCCCTCGCGCTTTCCGCCACGTTCACCACGGCAGCCCATGCGCAGGCCTATCCCGCCAAGCCCGTGCGCATGATCGTGCCGTTCCCGCCCGGCGGCGGCACGGACATCCTGGCGCGCCTGGTGGCGCAGAAGCTCACCGAGGCCAACCACTGGACCGTGGTGCCCGACAACCGCGGCGGCGCCGGCGGCACCATCGGCATTGCCGAGGCCGCGCGTGCCGCGCCCACGGGCTACGACATCGTGATGGGCCAGAAGGACAACATGGTCGTCGCGCCCTGGCTCTACAAGAACCTGAGCTACAACCCGGTGAAGGACCTCACGGCCGTGGCCCATGTGGCCTACACGCCGGTGGTGATCGTCACGCAGGCCAACTCGAAGTTCAAGACGCTGAACGACGTGGTGACCGCCGCGCGCGCCGCACCCGACACCATCACCTACGGCTCGCCCGGCAACGGCACCACCATCCACCTGGCCGGCGAGATCTTCAACGGCGCGGCGCAGATCAAGATGCGCCACGTGCCCTACAAGGGCTCCAACGCCGCGATGATGGACGTGCTCGCGGGCAACGTCGACCTGATGGTGTCGTCGGTGCCGTCGGCGCTCGCGCAGATCAAGGCGGGCAAGCTGCGCCCGCTGGCCGTGACCTCGGCCAAGCGCAGCACCTCGCTGCCCGACACGCCCACGGTGGCCGAGCTCGGCTACAAGGGCTTCGACGTGTCGACCTGGTACGGCCTCTTCGTGCCCGCGAAGACGCCGAAGGACGTGGTCGCCACGCTGAATGCCGAAGTCAACAAGCTGCTGGCCACGCCGGAAATGAAGGCCGCCATCGTCGCCCAGGGCGCCGAACCGCAAGGCATGACGCCGGAGCAGTTCGAGACGCTCCTGAAGACCGACTACGAGAAGTGGAAGGGCATCGTGCAAGCCTCGGGCGCGACCATCGAATAG